One region of Kazachstania africana CBS 2517 chromosome 3, complete genome genomic DNA includes:
- the AFG1 gene encoding Afg1p (similar to Saccharomyces cerevisiae AFG1 (YEL052W); ancestral locus Anc_5.520) has protein sequence MFLPPPIYTKNLTTHAIKSKLHVFYGSQYRSISTINTGRNLTPLQEYDHLIKLNRLKDDAFQRAVITSMSALYASLESYNPPNLELVRESFSSMSKLWNIFKKKPVRNINIPKGIYLYGDVGCGKTMLMDLFYSTIPSHLTKRRIHFHQFMQNVHKRSHDLLLQYEGQNHTSKIDTIPLIAMEIAQKSRILCFDEFQVTDVADAMILRRLMSTLLSDKFGVVLFATSNRHPDDLYINGIQRESFIPCIELLKEYTNVVHLSSATDYRKVPKPFSSVYYFPKNGAEYNSKEVKVARDLHAREWYDYFSQNSKQEIHDYILTIWGREFKVPKCTPPKVAQFTFKELCGQPLAAGDYLALANTFKSFIVTDIPYLSIDVRDEIKRFITFIDAVYDNGGKLACTSANNFKSLFVEPEDLETSFQLKSKLLPKDRRNEYTDTTDDYESTDHNITKDIVSKSKIFTLDEERFAFSRALSRLTQMGTKEWINK, from the coding sequence ATGTTCCTACCACCTCCAATATATACTAAAAATCTGACAACTCACGCGATAAAAAGCAAGTTACACGTCTTTTATGGTTCACAGTATCGTTCCATTTCTACCATAAATACTGGAAGAAATTTAACTCCGTTGCAAGAGTACGATCATCTTATCAAATTAAATAGGTTGAAAGATGATGCGTTCCAAAGAGCTGTTATCACTTCAATGAGTGCTCTCTATGCTTCATTAGAAAGTTACAATCCACCTAATCTTGAGCTGGTAAGAgaatctttttcttcaatgtcGAAACTCTGgaatatcttcaaaaagaaGCCAGTGCGAAATATTAATATACCGAAAGGTATCTATCTTTATGGCGATGTGGGATGTGGGAAAACGATGTTAATGGATCTCTTTTATTCTACTATTCCGTCTCATCTTACTAAGAGAAGGATCCACTTCCATCAATTCATGCAGAATGTCCATAAGAGATCACATGACTTATTACTGCAGTATGAGGGCCAAAATCATACTTCTAAAATAGATACGATACCTCTCATTGCAATGGAAATTGCTCAGAAGTCAAGAATACTATGTTTTGACGAATTTCAAGTGACAGATGTGGCAGATGCCATGATTCTCAGAAGATTAATGTCGACTTTATTATCTGACAAGTTTGGAGTGGTTCTGTTCGCCACTTCAAATAGGCATCCGGATGATTTGTACATCAATGGAATACAAAGGGAATCATTTATTCCATGTATTGAATTACTTAAAGAATATACCAATGTCGTTCATTTAAGTTCAGCCACTGATTACAGAAAAGTTCCCAAACCTTTTTCCTCAGTCTATTATTTCCCAAAAAATGGCGCAGAGTATAACTCAAAAGAAGTTAAGGTTGCAAGAGACCTACATGCAAGGGAATGGTATGATTATTTCAGTCAGAACTCAAAACAAGAAATCCATGACTATATATTGACCATATGGGGTAGAGAATTCAAAGTACCCAAATGTACGCCCCCAAAAGTGGCGCAATTTACGTTCAAAGAACTTTGTGGGCAACCATTGGCAGCGGGAGATTATCTTGCGTTAGCAAATACattcaaaagttttatCGTCACTGATATTCCCTATCTTTCCATTGATGTTAGggatgaaataaaaagattTATTACATTCATCGATGCGGTATACGATAATGGTGGTAAATTGGCATGTACAAGTGCAAATAACTTTAAGTCTCTGTTTGTAGAACCTGAAGATCTTGAaacttcttttcaattgaagtCAAAATTGTTGCCAAAGGATAGAAGAAACGAATATACAGACACCACTGATGATTACGAAAGTACGGACCACAACATAACCAAAGATATTGTTtccaaatcaaaaatattcactTTAGATGAGGAAAGATTTGCATTTTCGAGAGCGCTCAGTAGATTAACTCAAATGGGTACGAAAGAATGGATTAATAAgtaa
- the MAK10 gene encoding Mak10p (similar to Saccharomyces cerevisiae MAK10 (YEL053C); ancestral locus Anc_5.521), whose product MYGQVKYQRIEHPRYNLDEKLYLLGLTDDPSWPKDDELYDITHIFKALSSQMDAKDIVKTKECGFYEFTHALEVNNKKLDTSSIPLKQEEIHFDCNKPHGETEEERINFVTAIASRLLRSITTWLNDHQTFPATVLSCRYIEHFLIQLYSLPGTIDILKTGDEYYDTFLNTCTASVCYFLSFVSNIQETSILYEDEDLSFDPMALDSFHLLRNQAVIAKKLEDSIKILSSPQYLNKNVKDLINLMHIFSSLIHIEDLVSKYSEDSEYLDKIITVSDDLNVSYDWSRMPPNGSFSMIAQKTLSNNSPVHSIVEPVNSFNGWIDLAKDLKLAISVSQSKSPIEFLQFVNFFTRTQERHPLSRAVFLLFYSRKNGNIIGKYGKNEFVDKIWREFSTTATAIDLQNELVFQNLSLVIDHCYTAVTEWIRNLTNNHARARRCIGSRIEMWSDIETQTHTVEQYLHKQPLPDNIDSAKKASHLWPLTLWSRAMKNSTIIDYSLRGFELELYQPFECMEMTWFVSHIASESDETLREVEKILNSKFNQISELTGQLLKTKQNVKKLNSYKPQLARNIKYLKYLRAHNNVLRKLSIFQTYQFGILKSYGIIDNNELKELPFVSCELLHNLRFKKLIGTKFMKKLTYAAFQKFLNQYVINGPEFQEKLQKVVEEMKLALADARIDVKEIIHSINKGDEDTSMLTGTRLVKDEALSFYEELENSIELLGNNLDTITVSLPETVSGDLKQKFFVKLRYDKGSCPYFPILTLLEKQ is encoded by the coding sequence ATGTATGGCCAAGTCAAATATCAGAGGATAGAACATCCTAGATATAATTTAGATGAAAAGCTTTATCTCTTGGGGTTAACGGATGACCCGAGTTGGCCCAAAGACGATGAATTGTACGATATAACGCACATTTTTAAAGCATTGTCCAGCCAAATGGACGCCAAGGATATCGTCAAGACAAAAGAATGTGGATTCTATGAGTTTACTCACGCTTTAGAGgtcaataataaaaaattagataCTAGTTCTATTCCTTTAAAGCAAGAAGAGATACATTTCGATTGTAATAAACCACATGGTGAGaccgaagaagaaagaatcaACTTCGTCACAGCAATTGCCAGCAGGCTATTGAGATCGATCACGACATGGCTCAATGACCACCAGACCTTCCCTGCAACCGTTCTAAGTTGCCGGTACATCGAACATTTTTTAATACAGTTATACTCTTTACCTGGAACCAtagatattttaaaaacTGGAGATGAATATTATGACACATTCCTTAACACTTGCACTGCTTCGGTATGTTACTTCCTGAGCTTCGTTAGTAACATCCAAGAAACATCGATATTGTACGAGGATGAAGACTTGAGCTTTGATCCCATGGCACTCGATTCATTTCATCTCCTAAGAAATCAGGCCGTTATTGCTAAAAAACTAGAAGACAGCATAAAGATTCTATCTTCGCCACAATATCTAAATAAAAATGTGAAggatttaataaatttaatgcATATTTTTTCCTCGTTGATTcatattgaagatttaGTATCAAAGTATTCAGAAGATTCAGAATACCTGGATAAAATTATCACGGTTTCTGACGATTTAAATGTCTCGTATGACTGGAGTCGTATGCCTCCAAATGGttccttttcaatgataGCTCAAAAAACACTATCTAATAATAGTCCCGTACATTCTATAGTCGAACCAGTAAACTCTTTCAATGGATGGATTGATTTGGCAAAAGATCTAAAATTGGCGATTAGTGTTTCCCAAAGTAAATCGccaattgaatttttacaaTTCGTTAATTTCTTCACGAGAACTCAAGAAAGACATCCATTGTCAAGAGCAgtctttcttttattttattctaGAAAGAATGGGAATATTATTGGCAAATATGGCAAGAATGAATTTGTAGACAAGATTTGGAGGGAATTCAGTACTACAGCTACTGCTATCGATCTCCAAAATGAACTTGTCTTTCAAAACCTAAGTTTAGTAATAGATCATTGCTATACGGCAGTTACTGAATGGATAAGAAATCTGACAAATAACCATGCTAGAGCAAGAAGATGCATTGGATCGCGTATCGAAATGTGGTCTGATATAGAAACTCAAACGCATACAGTTGAACAATACCTACATAAACAGCCACTACCTGATAATATAGATAGTGCAAAAAAAGCGTCACATCTGTGGCCTTTGACTTTATGGTCTCGTGCAATGAAAAATAGCACCATTATTGACTATTCCTTGAGGGGTTTTGAGCTTGAATTATATCAACCATTTGAATGTATGGAAATGACATGGTTTGTCTCCCACATTGCATCTGAGAGTGATGAAACGTTACGAGAAgtagaaaaaattttaaattccAAGTTTAACCAAATTTCTGAATTAACTGGTCAGCTATTGAAAACGAAGCAGAACGTAAAGAAACTGAACTCATACAAACCCCAACTAGCAAGAaacataaaatatttaaaatacTTACGCGCTCATAATAATGTTTTAAGAAAACTTTCCATTTTCCAAACTTATCAATTTGGAATCTTAAAATCATATGgaattattgataataatgaactTAAAGAATTGCCTTTTGTTAGTTGTGAATTGTTACATAATTTAAGATTCAAGAAACTAATAGGCACCAAGTttatgaagaaattaactTATGCtgcttttcaaaagtttctCAACCAATATGTTATCAACGGCCCAGAGTTCCAAGAGAAGCTGCAAAAGGTCGTggaagaaatgaaattggCATTAGCAGATGCTAGGATCGAtgtaaaagaaataatcCACTCGATAAACAAAGGTGATGAAGATACTTCAATGCTTACTGGTACAAGACTTGTTAAGGATGAAGCATTATCTTTTTATGAAGAGttagaaaattcaatagaACTGCTTGGTAATAATCTTGATACCATCACGGTTAGTTTACCGGAGACAGTATCAGGAGATTTAAAacagaaattttttgtgAAGTTGAGATATGATAAAGGCAGTTGTCCGTACTTCCCAATATTGACTTTACTTGAGAAgcaataa
- the RML2 gene encoding mitochondrial 54S ribosomal protein uL2m (similar to Saccharomyces cerevisiae RML2 (YEL050C); ancestral locus Anc_5.516), with the protein MSLLLNSCRRLLYRQYHPEIAVRSFSTSIALNQRTDSTEILTNNISPRLLKIIPNNSDIVELEKQDELIKRRRKLAKEVTTLKKYKPVSPGLRWYRKPIYPYLFKGRPVKSLTIHAKQRGGRNNEGKITVRHRGGGHKRRLRLIDFNRWDSGTHKIERIEYDPNRSAHIALVKNEKTEKLSYIIACDGLRVGDTVQSFRKGIPSNLLSEMGGHVDPAILSVKTAQRGNCLPISMIPIGAVIHNVGVTTVGPARLCRSAGTYARLISKLPEAKRAIVRLKSGEHRYVSLEACATIGVVSNIDHQNASIGKAGRSRRLGIRPSVRGVAMNKCDHPHGGGRGKSKSNKLSMSPWGTLAKGYKTRRGKNQNRMKVKDRPRGKNK; encoded by the coding sequence ATGTCGTTACTACTCAATTCATGCAGACGACTATTATATCGACAATACCACCCTGAAATAGCAGTACGAAGTTTCAGTACTTCAATTGCTCTGAATCAAAGAACAGATTCAACTGAGATATTAACAAATAACATATCACCGAGACTTCTGAAaattataccaaataattCAGACATTGTGGAATTAGAAAAACAAGATGAATTGATCAAGAGACGTCGTAAGCTTGCTAAGGAAGTCACTACtctcaaaaaatataagcCAGTGTCGCCAGGTTTAAGATGGTATAGAAAACCAATATATCCATACTTATTCAAGGGAAGGCCCGTGAAGTCTTTAACAATCCACGCTAAACAAAGGGGTGGTAGGAATAATGAAGGTAAAATCACAGTGAGACATAGAGGTGGTGGCCACAAGAGAAGATTAAGACTAATCGATTTTAATCGTTGGGATTCAGGGACacataaaattgaaagaattgaatacGATCCAAATAGATCAGCTCATATAGCTTTAGTGAAGAATgagaaaacagaaaaaCTTTCTTATATTATAGCATGTGATGGACTGCGTGTGGGCGATACCGTACAGTCATTCAGAAAAGGCATCCCATCGAATCTCTTAAGCGAAATGGGCGGTCATGTAGATCCTGCAATTTTAAGTGTCAAGACAGCTCAGAGAGGCAATTGCTTACCTATATCAATGATACCGATAGGGGCTGTAATCCATAACGTCGGTGTGACTACCGTAGGGCCCGCAAGGTTATGCAGGTCTGCTGGTACATATGCAAGATTAATTTCTAAACTCCCTGAAGCAAAAAGGGCTATCGTTAGACTGAAAAGTGGCGAACATAGATACGTCTCTCTTGAAGCCTGCGCAACAATTGGCGTTGTATCAAATATCGATCATCAGAATGCTTCAATCGGTAAAGCTGGAAGATCAAGACGACTAGGTATAAGACCAAGTGTCCGTGGTGTCGCTATGAATAAGTGTGATCATCCACATGGTGGTGGTCGTGGTAAATCGAAATCCAACAAGCTTTCAATGTCTCCCTGGGGTACTCTTGCCAAGGGATATAAGACTAGAAGAGGTAAAAACCAAAATAGAATGAAGGTCAAAGATAGACCAAGAggtaaaaataaatag
- the YAP1 gene encoding DNA-binding transcription factor YAP1 (similar to Saccharomyces cerevisiae YAP1 (YML007W) and CAD1 (YDR423C); ancestral locus Anc_5.528) gives MSALTASTKRPLESTTSTDNDTDDKNAIPKKNNASKSSRTELDQEAKLKRTAQNRAAQRAFRERKERKMKELEAKVDHLSNIQKQNEIESEFLRSQLITLVKELKKYRPETANDSQVLNYLAKHENGNFNENLSKKSNFSFAFPWDDNNATTDKSDNLNTTTNNNIPSPDNSPVTASNDKKNYPSSVSSIEPLNQNNNNNISSLSPSLDDNDGISPSINWLDNMLHTEDLFNEQLSSFSNTPISRNDSNESKNPMTDSQLISNEFNFEDQFDEKVTDFCIKMNQVCGTRSNPIPKKSTSNLPSTESTPLFTNTFDSPSFGQLNIQNIESTNSDNTNNDTTPDDNGIFSFLNPSLAFPSSTSPENSLSDGSINNNIDNNNNSSLNNFRDTSIFDDFLKHEAEPSVEDLINEEIDDINDVVPSKDKNLLRCSEVWDRITAHPKYSDIDIDGLCGELMAKAKCSEKGVVVNAEDVQSALSKHLS, from the coding sequence ATGAGTGCTCTAACTGCTTCTACAAAAAGACCTTTGGAGTCTACTACATCCACTGATAATGATACAGATGATAAGAACGCTATACCCAAAAAGAACAACGCTTCGAAGAGTTCAAGAACAGAATTGGATCAAGAAGCTAAATTGAAGAGAACGGCTCAAAATAGAGCTGCTCAAAGAGCTTTTAGGGAAAGGAAAGAGCGtaaaatgaaagaattagaagCTAAAGTTGatcatttatcaaatattcaaaaacaaaatgaaatcGAATCGGAATTTTTAAGATCACAATTAATTACTTTGgttaaagaattaaaaaaatatagacCTGAAACTGCAAATGATTCACAAgttttaaattatttagCAAAACatgaaaatggtaattttaatgaaaactTAAGTAAAAAAAGTAATTTCTCGTTCGCTTTCCCATGGGATGATAATAATGCAACAACAGATAAATCAGATAATCTTAATACCACcacaaataataatattccatCTCCTGATAATTCCCCTGTTACTGCATCTAAtgataagaaaaattatccaAGTAGTGTATCATCAATAGAACcattaaatcaaaataataataataatattagtTCTTTGTCACCTTCCTTggatgataatgatggtATTTCTCCATCAATTAATTGGCTAGATAATATGCTTCACACTGAGGATCTTTTTAATGAACAACTTTCGTCCTTCTCAAATACTCCAATTAGTAGAAATGATAGTAACGAATCAAAAAATCCAATGACTGACTCACAactaatttcaaatgaattcaattttgaagatcAATTCGATGAAAAAGTAACAGATTTCTGTATTAAGATGAATCAAGTTTGTGGTACAAGATCAAATccaattccaaaaaaatCAACCTCAAACTTACCATCTACTGAAAGTACTccattatttacaaatacTTTTGATTCTCCAAGTTTTGGTCAACTAAATATCCAAAATATCGAATCTACTAATAGTGACAATACTAATAATGATACAACACCAGATGATAATGGTATCTTCTCATTTTTAAATCCTTCATTAGCTTTTCCTTCATCCACATCTCCAGAAAATTCTCTGAGTGATGGTAGCATTAATAACAATATCGATAACAATAACAATTCTTCTCTAAATAATTTCAGAGATACCTCCATCTTTGATGATTTCTTAAAACATGAGGCTGAACCAAGCGTAGAAGATTTAATTAAcgaagaaattgatgatataaATGACGTCGTACcttcaaaagataaaaatttattaagaTGTTCTGAAGTTTGGGATCGTATTACGGCACACCCAAAATATTCCGATATAGATATCGATGGTCTTTGTGGTGAATTAATGGCAAAAGCTAAATGTTCAGAAAAGGGTGTCGTTGTCAATGCTGAAGATGTGCAAAGTGCCTTAAGTAAGCACCTAAGTTAA
- the VMA8 gene encoding H(+)-transporting V1 sector ATPase subunit D (similar to Saccharomyces cerevisiae VMA8 (YEL051W); ancestral locus Anc_5.518): protein MSGNREAVFPTRMTLGLMKTKLKGANQGHSLLKRKSEALTKRFRDITKRIDDAKQKMGRVMQTAAFSLAEVTYATGENIGYQVQESVSNARFKIRARQENVSGVYLPQFESYIDPEINDFKLTGLGRGGQQVQRAKEIYSKAVETLVELASLQTAFLILDDVIKVTNRRVNAIEHVIIPRTENTIAYINSELDELDREEFYRLKKVQEKKQRDTARLDEEMKLTRLENENELVLSTDDNAVQVPEEVPNLVQENEDDVIF, encoded by the coding sequence ATGTCAGGTAATAGAGAAGCTGTATTTCCAACCCGTATGACTCTGGGTCTGATGAAAACTAAATTAAAAGGTGCTAATCAGGGAcattcattattgaaacgTAAATCAGAGGCACTTACGAAAAGATTCCGTGATATTACAAAGCGAATTGATGATGCAAAGCAAAAGATGGGTCGTGTGATGCAAACAGCTGCCTTTTCATTAGCTGAAGTAACGTATGCAACCGGTGAAAATATTGGTTATCAGGTCCAAGAAAGTGTTTCTAACGCAAGGTTCAAAATCAGGGCACGCCAGGAGAACGTTAGTGGTGTTTATCTCCCACAATTTGAGTCATACATTGATCCTGAAATAAATGACTTTAAATTGACAGGTTTGGGAAGAGGTGGTCAGCAGGTTCAAAGAGCCAAAGAAATTTACTCAAAAGCTGTTGAGACATTAGTGGAACTAGCATCTTTGCAGACTGCTTTTCTCATATTAGATGATGTGATTAAGGTCACAAATAGAAGAGTGAATGCTATTGAGCATGTGATCATACCAAGAACAGAAAATACCATTGCATACATTAACAGTGAACTTGATGAATTGGATAGGGAGGAGTTTTATAGGTTAAAGAAggttcaagaaaagaaacagaGAGATACTGCTAGGTTGGATGAAGAGATGAAGTTAACTAGGTTAGAGAATGAGAATGAACTCGTATTATCGACAGATGATAATGCCGTGCAAGTCCCTGAAGAGGTGCCAAATCTTGTGCAAGAAAATGAGGATGATGTTATCTTTTGA
- the GIS4 gene encoding Gis4p (similar to Saccharomyces cerevisiae GIS4 (YML006C); ancestral locus Anc_5.526): MPNSVQIHDYFDNDENGLWSWYLTNLRSGNFEELINNKLKDSLLKRFLRNQVDINDQIKKILLISIPDHIFSDINVLEIFLSDYFHLNDLSNIKIIKLTKFNVYNHENHYLLIDSVNNFKDETFLNYVNPQPSTNASNKFIPSIRTGTSASIPENDIPLAPIRNIDSSISIECEHEEYDSSYSCSSSSDIFSVHNNNNNNNNNDGNDNNDILYEGTEFHENDNADYETYSEDYFDDDSEFQNYSISESNCSILPCVSINNEAIGHYRLVLQSMLICNKENLDLQTGVRQSNNLINYANINDDWMLYDEKFSMRNLNILSLKDLSIIGNVDSIKILFYSMIDVNNQRSTTQHLQLTFQDDLKIAKTTSNGHRSIRTIITDGETIYKRKNKNKLKLNRFESMSSTSLERWKSLPLKLVETDVKKWKRKISLFKKRKSNSHHHNHNQHQDSDSFCNIM, translated from the coding sequence ATGCCAAATTCTGTACAAATACATGATTACTTTGATAACGATGAAAATGGATTATGGTCATGGTATTTAACAAATTTAAGATCAGGTAATTTCGAAGAATTAATCAACAATAAACTAAAGGACagtttattgaaaagatttctAAGAAATCAAGTTGATATTAATGAtcaaattaagaaaatcctactaatttcaattcctGATCATATTTTTAGTGATATCAAcgttcttgaaattttcttaagTGATTATTTCCATTTAAATGATCTTTCGAATATCAAGATAATTAAATTGACAAAATTCAACGTTTATAATCATGAAAATCATTACCTTTTAATCGATTCAgtcaataattttaaagatgaaactTTTTTAAATTATGTTAACCCACAACCAAGCACAAATGCAAGTAATAAATTCATTCCAAGCATACGCACCGGTACAAGTGCATCAATACCCGAAAATGATATTCCATTGGCTCCAATACGGAATATAGATTCGTCAATAAGCATAGAATGTGAACATGAAGAGTATGATAGCTCATACTCTtgttcttcatcatcagatattttttcagtgcataacaacaacaacaacaataataataatgatggtaacgataataatgatatcttATATGAAGGGACTGAGTttcatgaaaatgataatgcAGATTATGAGACATATTCTgaagattattttgatgatgactccgaatttcaaaattattccATATCTGAATCAAATTGTTCCATTTTACCTTGCGTTTCCATTAATAACGAAGCAATAGGACATTATAGATTAGTGTTACAATCCATGTTGATCTgcaataaagaaaatttggacTTACAAACCGGCGTGAGACAGTCAAACAATTTAATTAATTATGCAAATATCAATGATGATTGGATGCtttatgatgaaaaattctcaatgagaaatttgaatattctaagtttaaaagatttaagTATAATTGGTAACGTTGATTCAATTAAAATCTTATTCTATTCAATGATTGATGTCAATAATCAACGATCAACAACACAACATTTACAATTAACTTTCCAAGACGATTTAAAGATTGCAAAGACCACATCAAATGGCCATAGGTCTATACGGACTATTATAACAGATGGTGAGACCATAtataagagaaaaaataaaaataaattgaaattgaatagATTCGAATCGATGAGTTCGACTTCATTGGAAAGGTGGAAAAGTTTACCTTTGAAATTAGTAGAAACTGATGTTAAGAAATGGAAACGTAAGATTAGTCTGTTTAAGAAACGTAAATCAAATAgtcatcatcataatcATAATCAGCATCAAGACAGTGATTCATTTTGTAACATTATGTAG
- the ERG6 gene encoding sterol 24-C-methyltransferase (similar to Saccharomyces cerevisiae ERG6 (YML008C); ancestral locus Anc_5.529) → MTEENNQELRRRQAEFSKKLHGEDSATKTGLKAFLSKDKSAQKEAVSKYLKHWDGKVDTEAENARLEDYNESTHAYYNVVTDFYEYGWGSSFHFCRFSKGENFNAAMARHEHYLAYMADIKANDLVLDVGCGVGGPAREIVKFTDCNVIGLNNNDYQIEKAKWYAKKTGLQDKMDFVKGDFMNMDFDENTFDKVYAIEATCHAPDLAKCYSEIYKVLKPGGRFAVYEWVMTENYDENNEAHRKVAYEIELGDGIPKMFKVEVAKDALVKAGFNVLVDKDLADNDDPVPWYYPLTGDWKYVQSLGDLATFFRTSYLGRKFTSSMVSLMEKIGVAPEGSCKVTEALEQAAVGLVAGGKSKLFTPMMLFVAEKPLQTDTDQ, encoded by the coding sequence ATGactgaagaaaataatcaGGAATTGAGACGTAGACAAGCTGAGTTCTCCAAAAAATTACACGGTGAAGATTCCGCAACCAAGACTGGTTTAAAAGCTTTCCTATCAAAGGATAAATCTGCTCAAAAGGAAGCTGTTTCCAAGTATCTTAAACATTGGGACGGTAAAGTCGACACTGAAGCTGAAAATGCTCGTTTAGAAGATTATAATGAATCTACTCATGCTTACTATAACGTTGTCACAGATTTTTACGAATACGGTTGGGGTTCTTCCTTCCATTTCTGTAGATTTTCTAAAggtgaaaatttcaatgctGCAATGGCAAGACATGAACATTATTTAGCTTATATGGCAGATATTAAGGCTAATGATTTGGTTCTTGACGTTGGCTGTGGTGTGGGTGGTCCAGCTAGAGAAATCGTTAAATTTACAGACTGTAACGTCATTGGTTTGAATAATAACGactatcaaattgaaaaagctAAATGGTACGCTAAAAAGACTGGTTTACAAGATAAAATGGACTTTGTTAAAGGTGATTTCATGAATATGGATTTCGATGAAAATACTTTCGATAAAGTTTATGCCATTGAAGCCACTTGTCATGCTCCAGATCTAGCTAAGTGCTACAGCGAAATTTATAAAGTTCTAAAACCAGGTGGTCGTTTCGCCGTTTATGAATGGGTTATGACTGAAAATTACGATGAGAATAACGAAGCTCACAGAAAAGTAGcttatgaaattgaattgGGTGATGGTATCCCAAAGATGTTCAAAGTCGAAGTAGCAAAAGACGCACTTGTAAAAGCCGGTTTCAATGTTCTTGTCGACAAGGACTTGGCTGATAATGACGACCCTGTACCATGGTATTATCCATTAACAGGTGATTGGAAGTACGTCCAATCTTTAGGTGATTTGGCCACTTTCTTTAGAACCTCCTACCTTGGTAGAAAATTCACTTCATCAATGGTTTCCTTAATGGAAAAGATCGGTGTTGCCCCTGAAGGCTCATGCAAAGTCACCGAAGCTTTAGAACAAGCTGCTGTTGGCCTGGTTGCCGGTGGTAAATCGAAATTGTTCACCCCAATGATGTTATTCGTTGCTGAAAAACCATTGCAAACTGACACCGATCAATGA
- the KAFR0C05380 gene encoding 60S ribosomal protein uL11 (similar to Saccharomyces cerevisiae RPL12B (YDR418W) and RPL12A (YEL054C); ancestral locus Anc_5.522) — MPPKFDPTEVKYLYLRAVGGEVGASAALAPKIGPLGLSPKKVGEDIAKATKDFKGIKVTVQLKIQNRQATASVVPSASSLVITALKEPPRDRKKDKNVKHSGNLQLDDIIEVARQMREKSFGKNLASVTKEILGTAQSIGCRVDFKNPHDIIEGINAGEIEIPEN, encoded by the coding sequence ATGCCTCCAAAATTTGATCCAACGGAAGTTAAATACCTATATTTAAGAGCAGTCGGTGGTGAAGTCGGTGCTTCCGCTGCCTTAGCTCCAAAGATCGGTCCTTTAGGTTTATCCCCAAAGAAGGTCGGTGAAGATATTGCCAAGGCCACCAAGGACTTCAAAGGTATCAAGGTTACCgttcaattgaagattCAAAACAGACAAGCTACTGCTTCTGTTGTTCCATCCGCCTCTTCTTTGGTTATTACTGCCTTAAAGGAACCACCAAGAGACAGAAAGAAGGACAAGAATGTCAAGCACAGTGGTAACTTACAATTAGACGACATTATCGAAGTCGCCAGACAAATGAGAGAAAAGTCTTTCGGTAAGAACTTAGCTTCTGTCactaaagaaattttagGTACCGCTCAATCCATTGGTTGTCGTGTTGACTTCAAAAACCCTCACGATATCATTGAAGGTATTAACGCtggtgaaattgaaattccaGAAAACTAA